The Accipiter gentilis chromosome 7, bAccGen1.1, whole genome shotgun sequence genome includes a region encoding these proteins:
- the LOC126040533 gene encoding uncharacterized protein LOC126040533 isoform X2 encodes MEVWLAGGFLPLLLLAWLPAEHAYLFSATIDVSVRLDLVLQCLLQTGLSSTAREVKWFNITQTEQNKGGVEMKNGSAQLVFTSVNKAHTGTYACRMENMRNVSRNRCSQGQQCDNQPGKSVITMECMFQILLENHTVHVKLWYKDAGLEMGSQTSTTALGENCTNLTSTGMHAANMKSCGCAVLVTAMNLTGTVNGTQGCGLGTPQSNDTEKEIWTGLRFLLCIIFGLAVGTLLYMPIIGILLWQRRRNREGKLTSKQVAEGDQLSTAARVTGTEDLTYVNLKFEKKGSKPSASDVVYTEIKPSQQKQSGRDAGAASEGVDVSPEGEGK; translated from the exons ATGGAGGTCTGGCTGGCTGGTGGCTTTCTGCCCCTGCTGCTCCTCGCCTGGCTGCCTGCTG aacaTGCTTACCTGTTTTCAGCCACAATCGATGTGTCGGTGAGGTTAGATCTCGTCTTGCAGTGTCTCCTCCAGACAGGCTTGAGCAGCACCGCCAGGGAGGTGAAGTGGTTTAATATCACCCAAACTGAGCAGAACAAAGGTGGTGTGGAGATGAAGAACGGTTCTGCCCAGCTTGTCTTCACCAGCGTGAACAAAGCACATACAGGAACATATGCATGCAGGATGGAGAACATGAGGAACGTGTCCAGGAACAGATGCTCTCAAGGGCAACAGTGTG ACAACCAGCCAGGAAAGTCAGTCATCACCATGGAGTGCATGTTCCAGATTTTGTTAGAGAATCACACGGTACATGTGAAGTTGTGGTACAAAGATGCAGGTCTGGAGATGGGGAGTCAAACCAGCACCACGGCTCTGGGAGAAAACTGTACCAATCTCACCAGCACTGGCATGCATGCAGCCAACATGAAAAGCTGTGGGTGTGCGGTGCTCGTCACAGCAATGAACTTGACAGGCACTGTAAACGGCACACAAG GCTGTGGCCTTGGGACACCTCAGTCCAATGACACCGAGAAGGAGATCTGGACAG GACTCAGATTCCTCCTGTGCATCATCTTTGGCTTAGCGGTCGGGACGCTTCTTTACATGCCAATAATTGGCATTCTGCTGTGGCAGCGCAGAAGGAACAGAGAAG GAAAGCTCACAAGCAAGCAAGTGGCAGAAGGGGATCAGCTCAGCACG GCAGCCCGGGTGACAGGGACTGAGGACCTGACCTATGTCAACCTGAAATTTGAAAAGAAGGGGTCAAAACCCTCCGCCTCCGATGTCGTTTACACTGAGATCAAACCATCGCAACAAAAGCAAAGCGGCAGGGATGCCGGTGCTGCCAGCGAAGGAGTGGATGTCTCCCCTGAGGGAGAAGGCAaatga
- the LOC126040533 gene encoding uncharacterized protein LOC126040533 isoform X3 yields the protein MKNGSAQLVFTSVNKAHTGTYACRMENMRNVSRNRCSQGQQCDNQPGKSVITMECMFQILLENHTVHVKLWYKDAGLEMGSQTSTTALGENCTNLTSTGMHAANMKSCGCAVLVTAMNLTGTVNGTQGCGLGTPQSNDTEKEIWTGLRFLLCIIFGLAVGTLLYMPIIGILLWQRRRNREGKLTSKQVAEGDQLSTAARVTGTEDLTYVNLKFEKKGSKPSASDVVYTEIKPSQQKQSGRDAGAASEGVDVSPEGEGK from the exons ATGAAGAACGGTTCTGCCCAGCTTGTCTTCACCAGCGTGAACAAAGCACATACAGGAACATATGCATGCAGGATGGAGAACATGAGGAACGTGTCCAGGAACAGATGCTCTCAAGGGCAACAGTGTG ACAACCAGCCAGGAAAGTCAGTCATCACCATGGAGTGCATGTTCCAGATTTTGTTAGAGAATCACACGGTACATGTGAAGTTGTGGTACAAAGATGCAGGTCTGGAGATGGGGAGTCAAACCAGCACCACGGCTCTGGGAGAAAACTGTACCAATCTCACCAGCACTGGCATGCATGCAGCCAACATGAAAAGCTGTGGGTGTGCGGTGCTCGTCACAGCAATGAACTTGACAGGCACTGTAAACGGCACACAAG GCTGTGGCCTTGGGACACCTCAGTCCAATGACACCGAGAAGGAGATCTGGACAG GACTCAGATTCCTCCTGTGCATCATCTTTGGCTTAGCGGTCGGGACGCTTCTTTACATGCCAATAATTGGCATTCTGCTGTGGCAGCGCAGAAGGAACAGAGAAG GAAAGCTCACAAGCAAGCAAGTGGCAGAAGGGGATCAGCTCAGCACG GCAGCCCGGGTGACAGGGACTGAGGACCTGACCTATGTCAACCTGAAATTTGAAAAGAAGGGGTCAAAACCCTCCGCCTCCGATGTCGTTTACACTGAGATCAAACCATCGCAACAAAAGCAAAGCGGCAGGGATGCCGGTGCTGCCAGCGAAGGAGTGGATGTCTCCCCTGAGGGAGAAGGCAaatga
- the LOC126040533 gene encoding uncharacterized protein LOC126040533 isoform X1 produces the protein MEVWLAGGFLPLLLLAWLPAAEHAYLFSATIDVSVRLDLVLQCLLQTGLSSTAREVKWFNITQTEQNKGGVEMKNGSAQLVFTSVNKAHTGTYACRMENMRNVSRNRCSQGQQCDNQPGKSVITMECMFQILLENHTVHVKLWYKDAGLEMGSQTSTTALGENCTNLTSTGMHAANMKSCGCAVLVTAMNLTGTVNGTQGCGLGTPQSNDTEKEIWTGLRFLLCIIFGLAVGTLLYMPIIGILLWQRRRNREGKLTSKQVAEGDQLSTAARVTGTEDLTYVNLKFEKKGSKPSASDVVYTEIKPSQQKQSGRDAGAASEGVDVSPEGEGK, from the exons ATGGAGGTCTGGCTGGCTGGTGGCTTTCTGCCCCTGCTGCTCCTCGCCTGGCTGCCTGCTG cagaacaTGCTTACCTGTTTTCAGCCACAATCGATGTGTCGGTGAGGTTAGATCTCGTCTTGCAGTGTCTCCTCCAGACAGGCTTGAGCAGCACCGCCAGGGAGGTGAAGTGGTTTAATATCACCCAAACTGAGCAGAACAAAGGTGGTGTGGAGATGAAGAACGGTTCTGCCCAGCTTGTCTTCACCAGCGTGAACAAAGCACATACAGGAACATATGCATGCAGGATGGAGAACATGAGGAACGTGTCCAGGAACAGATGCTCTCAAGGGCAACAGTGTG ACAACCAGCCAGGAAAGTCAGTCATCACCATGGAGTGCATGTTCCAGATTTTGTTAGAGAATCACACGGTACATGTGAAGTTGTGGTACAAAGATGCAGGTCTGGAGATGGGGAGTCAAACCAGCACCACGGCTCTGGGAGAAAACTGTACCAATCTCACCAGCACTGGCATGCATGCAGCCAACATGAAAAGCTGTGGGTGTGCGGTGCTCGTCACAGCAATGAACTTGACAGGCACTGTAAACGGCACACAAG GCTGTGGCCTTGGGACACCTCAGTCCAATGACACCGAGAAGGAGATCTGGACAG GACTCAGATTCCTCCTGTGCATCATCTTTGGCTTAGCGGTCGGGACGCTTCTTTACATGCCAATAATTGGCATTCTGCTGTGGCAGCGCAGAAGGAACAGAGAAG GAAAGCTCACAAGCAAGCAAGTGGCAGAAGGGGATCAGCTCAGCACG GCAGCCCGGGTGACAGGGACTGAGGACCTGACCTATGTCAACCTGAAATTTGAAAAGAAGGGGTCAAAACCCTCCGCCTCCGATGTCGTTTACACTGAGATCAAACCATCGCAACAAAAGCAAAGCGGCAGGGATGCCGGTGCTGCCAGCGAAGGAGTGGATGTCTCCCCTGAGGGAGAAGGCAaatga